The DNA region TTCCATAGCCTCTTTTATCATTCCAGCCAAAACATAAATATATCTTGACACTGTTGTATTAATATTTTGATGTCCTAGCATTTTTGATATAACATAAATGTCAGTTCCGTTTTCTGCCATATCAGTTGCAAAGCCTCTTCTTAATGAATGACAAGTAACTTTTATATTTGTTTTTTTAGAAATAAAATGCATTATTGTGCTTATAGTATTTATGTTAAGAGGATCTCCGTTTGTCTTAATAAATAGCATATTATGTATTTTCTTTCTCTGCTTTAATATAGATTTTCTTAATTTTAAATATTCAAATAGTTTAGATTTTATAGAACTAGAAAAAGAAATAATTCTTGGTTTATCTCCCTTGCTTTTATAAATAGCTATGGTATTATTATCAAAGTGAATATTGTCAATGTCTATGCAGGCAAGCTCCTTACGGCGTATGCCTGTGTTAGACATCAGCAAAAGCATGAATATATTTCTCTCATCTGCAAAACTTTCTGATTTTTCTTTTATCTTTTTTGTAATAGATAAAGTTTCATCTGCTTTTATTAATA from Brachyspira suanatina includes:
- a CDS encoding tyrosine-type recombinase/integrase; protein product: LIKADETLSITKKIKEKSESFADERNIFMLLLMSNTGIRRKELACIDIDNIHFDNNTIAIYKSKGDKPRIISFSSSIKSKLFEYLKLRKSILKQRKKIHNMLFIKTNGDPLNINTISTIMHFISKKTNIKVTCHSLRRGFATDMAENGTDIYVISKMLGHQNINTTVSRYIYVLAGMIKEAMENHPFAKFRYSTKKDCIKKDIKTNMLEEWKDLTCRMNQILNSFEKIEKDFNRA